CTGCAGATGCCAAATCCTTTAACCTAATCACCCACACTCCTTCCTCGACTACCATTAAAAGTAAAAAAACAGCGGAGCGGGAGGAATTGGAATCCCTCTACGAATCTGTTAGAAATATAAGGCAGGGCAGGAACACCAAATTCTCCCTTGAAGCAGCTTTTGATCTTGCTAAAAAATACCACCCTAAAGACTGGCTGCTTTCCGTAGAGATCTTTGAACTTGCCAGCGGGAAGGATGAGAAACTGGCTTCGGCAGTATTGGAACATCTCGAAGATGTTAAACAAAGGAGGCCAGAAGTTTCACACCTTATCGATAACGGCATCGGTTTGGTTAAACCTGAGCTGGTAACGTCCTAATTAAAGTTTTAGCTCCTGCATTTCCTGTTCTGCGCTAAATTCCTGGTCGTTATAGGTAAGCGTCCAGCCAAGCGTGTTAGTGAGGATATATATCTTTTGCAGCTCACTTATCAGCCGGTTTTTGGCGTTGGATTTTAAAGTGGAATTCTCCACTTTTTCCCGCATTGATCTATTGATGCGCGTTTTAATCTTGTTGTAATCATCGGCCGTGAACTGGTTCAGGTAGTCCTGGGTGATGTCGTAGTATTTAATATCGGGATAGATATTGATCTCTTCTTCCGGAATATGTTTTATGTGCACAGTTTTATTTTCAACATCAACTTCAGTGACCAGTTTACTCAGGTCGTACGCCACCGTCGCTTTCGTATTCACGATAATTAGTGCCCTTTTTCGGGCTGGGAGCACATCCAGAAACCTGTTTTTAGTGTCTTTATAAGTGTAGACCTGAGAAAAAGTCCCCTCGGTCACCACAAGTTTCCCAACGTTCTTAATTTGCTGCTGAATAAGCGCAGTACTTTCCTCCAGGCAGTCTCTTTCGGCATTCCGGTTCTCAAAATAGCGGTAAACCATGAAAATAAGCAG
This Salinimicrobium tongyeongense DNA region includes the following protein-coding sequences:
- a CDS encoding DUF4230 domain-containing protein is translated as MKKYILGALAVLLIFMVYRYFENRNAERDCLEESTALIQQQIKNVGKLVVTEGTFSQVYTYKDTKNRFLDVLPARKRALIIVNTKATVAYDLSKLVTEVDVENKTVHIKHIPEEEINIYPDIKYYDITQDYLNQFTADDYNKIKTRINRSMREKVENSTLKSNAKNRLISELQKIYILTNTLGWTLTYNDQEFSAEQEMQELKL